The Flexibacter flexilis DSM 6793 DNA segment AACCGATTGATTAACCTAAATTTTTTGCGCAAAGGATGCTCGTAACCTTCGGGCAGCGGTTTATTTATTTTTTTGATAAAATCCCAAGGGAAATTTTTTAGGTATTTAAGATATTGATAATAAGCCTGATGTCTGTTGTATCCGCCAAAAATTTCGTCTGCACCCGCGCCCGAAAGCAACACTTTGAGCGGTTTTACGGCTTTTGCCAAAAAATAAGTAGAAATGGCCGCGCCGTCGGCAATGGGTTGCCCCATGCTTTCTACCACTTCATCCAAAGAATCTAAACATTCCGCACCCAGCGTGATTGGATTCCATTCTGCCCCGAATTGTACGGCGGCTCGTGGCGCAAAAACGTAGTCATCTGTCCCGAAATTGGTGGCTGGATTGGCAGGCACAACGCCGTACACAGGAAAATTTTTATAGTCCATTTCGGCCAGCAACGCCAAAAGCAAGGTCGAATCCGTGCCGCCGCTCAGCATCAGGCCTACGGGCACATCGGCGAGCAAATGCCGCTGGAGCGAGTCGGCCAAAAGTCGCTGCGTTCGGGCGATGATTTCGTAAGATTGCAATTGTGGCAATGGCTGCGGTTTTTCTGGCATAAAAGAATTGATTTTCAGTGTTTTATTTTGAAATAACAAATAATTTCCGATAAGCAACTCCTCTATATTTTGGTAAAAAGTGGCTGGTGTTTGGGCAAATTTGTAGCGCAAATAATGCGGAATTTGAGAAATATTGGGTTCTGATTTTACTGCACCCGAAGCCAATACACCTTGCAGCGTGGAAGACACGATTAAAGCCTGCGGCGTTTGCGCCCAGAAAAGTGGTTTTTGTCCAAATGTGTCACGTGCACACAAAATTTTTTGCGCGTGCAAATCCACAAAAACAAAAGCAAACATTCCGTTGAGGCTGGGCAAAATATCCGCACCAAAAGCGATGAGCAGTTGCAGCAGTGTTTCGGTGTCCGAATGGCCGCGCCACTGAATTTTGAACAAGTGGAGCCGTTGGCGCAATGCCAAATGATTATAAATTTCGCCGTTGTAAATCAACACGTATCGGCCACAAACAGAGCGCATTGGTTGGCTGGCGGCTTCGGACAAATCAATGATTTTTAGGCGATTATGTCCAAAAAAAAGTTGTGCGTGTGGCCATGCCTCGTGCGTGTCGGTGGTTGCGTCGGGGCCTCTGTGTGCGTTGGCGCGATTCATGGCGCAAATGGCCTGCGGGCTGATTTGCTGCGAAAAATCTAAGATAAAGTTAATGGCGCACACGTCGTCGGGAGTTAAAATTTATTTGACCAGAAAAACCCAAAAATAAATACAAATTGGCGATAAATGGCATTTTCTGAAAATAAATCCAGTGCGCGTTGAATGGCGTTTTCTTTTCTATTAAAAAGATTTTTTTGGAATATAGCCATCTTTTTATTGAGTAATATTACGCAATGACCAAAAGTATTGTATTGGAATAAATATCTGAATTGCTTACATTTGTTATCAAATTACCTGACAATGAACGTGAAAAAGCGATACCTTCTTTCTGCATTGATGACTTGCATGGTTTTGCCGCAATTGGTTTTTGGGCAAAAAGAATCGAATAAAGCTCTGAATTTCAAGGTTATATCCGACGAACCATTCAAAATAAATAAAATGTGGTTGCACTTTCAGCCACTGACTACGGACATTTCGATGACCAATTTTACGTTGGGATATGGCCTGCAAGCCAACTACTTCGCGACGGATTATTTGGATATTCGTGTATCATTTCGTAGCACTTACGGTCAACGCACAGATTTTGCACGCAATGCGGCTCTTTCGCAAGGCACATCGCGCAATGCTGCCGTGACGGTGGATGATAGACGTTTGCCAATTGTGAATGATTTTAAACGTTGGAATATTTTTGAGGTGGGCGGCTGCTATCACATCAAAGACGACGACGACAAACGCGGAACGACGCGCATCGTTCTTACTTCCAAAAACAAAAAAATCCGTGAATATAATTTGATGGACTATATCAATGTGGACTCTAAAATCCGTACCATTATGGGTGCGCGTTTGGGGTTCATTGGTTATGGTAGTACTACGAATTTGGGCGTGGCCATGCGCAAGCAAAACCGCGAACTAAAGGGCGATGATGGTTCTGTTTTGCGCCCTGATGGCTCTACGGTGTATAAAGACGGACGGACTTCGCCTATTGCCAACAATCGTATTTATGGCAATGTTACTTCTTACGGTTTTTATTTGGGCGGCTCGTATAGCACGATTCGCAACGTGGTGATTAAGCCCGACCGTTTCCCGAATTTGGCCAACAACATTATGTTCAATTCGTACTTTGACCTTATCATTGCGCCTGCCACGAAAGTGGAAGACGTGAAAGTATTGGTAAACAATACGCCAACGTACATTATTTATGACGCAAGTGCGCTGAAAGTAAATAAGATAGGCTGGCGAGCAGGTTTTGACATTATGTACAACCAAGATTATTATTGGGCATTTGGTGGTGAGATTGGCGCACGCCCAACGCTTGGCAAACGCGGAATGTATTTGGCTGCTCGTATCAGTATGCCAGTGTTCTCGTTCCGTTTCAAAGGCGCACGCCCTGCCAGTACAGTGGGTGGTGGTTTGAAATAATAAAAACTCATTTTCAATTGATTATAACAAATAAAAATAGGCGTTCTCAAATCTTACGCAAAATTTGAGAACGCCTATTTTATGTGTATATATTTTATCAACGAAAAATAAATCATTTATTCAAAATCTTTTTTGATACGCTTTTTCAGTGCGGCATTTTCTACGGCGGGCACTTGGTCGGGCTGCGGCTGGCCAAAATGTACGGAAAGCATTTGGTCAATCAATTGACTTTGTTTTTGGTAGGCTTTGCAACCTTTGCAGGTGGCAAGGTGCATTTGAAGTTGCACACTTTCGCGCCACGAAAGCGGTTGGAGGGCTTTGCGGTCTATGAGTTGCGTGGCTTTTTCGCAGGAAAGCAAAAGGGTGTTTAATATTTTTCCCATGATGTGTTATTTGTTAAACCAATTGACTTCTAAACATTTACGCAGTTGTAGTTTGGCGCGATGCAGTATTTGCCAAAAATTAGTATCGCTAATACCCAACTCCTGACATAATTGCTGCGTATTTTTTTCTTCCCAAAATTTCAGGTGCAAGGCCGATGCCCATTTGGACGGCAATTTTTCCAGACATTGGCGCAGGGTTTGGGTAAAATCCGCGTCGTCGAGTATGGAATCTTCCGCGTGCCATTCTTGGGGCTGTTGGTTTTTGTTCCAATGCCTGTTGTTGTTGAAAAGTAACTGCTCCAGCGGCGTGGTGGGCAAGTCTTGGGCGGCCTGAAAATGTTGGCGAAAATGGTCGTTTATTTTGTTGTTGAGTATGCCCATGAGCCAAGTTTTGGGATTGCTTTTTCCCTCAAACTTGCCAAAGGCCTGAAAAGCAGCCACAAAGGTTTCTTGCACCAAATCTTCGGCCACTTCTTTGCGCGA contains these protein-coding regions:
- the asnB gene encoding asparagine synthase (glutamine-hydrolyzing), with protein sequence MCAINFILDFSQQISPQAICAMNRANAHRGPDATTDTHEAWPHAQLFFGHNRLKIIDLSEAASQPMRSVCGRYVLIYNGEIYNHLALRQRLHLFKIQWRGHSDTETLLQLLIAFGADILPSLNGMFAFVFVDLHAQKILCARDTFGQKPLFWAQTPQALIVSSTLQGVLASGAVKSEPNISQIPHYLRYKFAQTPATFYQNIEELLIGNYLLFQNKTLKINSFMPEKPQPLPQLQSYEIIARTQRLLADSLQRHLLADVPVGLMLSGGTDSTLLLALLAEMDYKNFPVYGVVPANPATNFGTDDYVFAPRAAVQFGAEWNPITLGAECLDSLDEVVESMGQPIADGAAISTYFLAKAVKPLKVLLSGAGADEIFGGYNRHQAYYQYLKYLKNFPWDFIKKINKPLPEGYEHPLRKKFRLINRFVEQTHQNPLYTFRNFTALSAFDASFFKIQSSETQLPDDTNFSTDNYLAFGLAYDQTHYLPADILAMTDQTAMRHSVEIRAPYLDAELVRYVQHIPAEKLFVGGGKWILKELLKERKGMAYAQRAKEGFGLPVGQWLREPEHKHLIDNILDKKNSLYEILVYEKVKALVEAHLTHKADYTQELVALLMLFRWWKW
- a CDS encoding zf-HC2 domain-containing protein — its product is MGKILNTLLLSCEKATQLIDRKALQPLSWRESVQLQMHLATCKGCKAYQKQSQLIDQMLSVHFGQPQPDQVPAVENAALKKRIKKDFE
- a CDS encoding sigma-70 family RNA polymerase sigma factor, with amino-acid sequence MPTNPAAEQIKIWVDAYSDSLYSWALYKTSRKEVAEDLVQETFVAAFQAFGKFEGKSNPKTWLMGILNNKINDHFRQHFQAAQDLPTTPLEQLLFNNNRHWNKNQQPQEWHAEDSILDDADFTQTLRQCLEKLPSKWASALHLKFWEEKNTQQLCQELGISDTNFWQILHRAKLQLRKCLEVNWFNK